The following proteins are encoded in a genomic region of Mycobacterium sp. 155:
- a CDS encoding homoserine O-acetyltransferase, with protein MLPGLPPAALPAEGELGVVNIGALRLENGTILPDVTIAVQRWGELSPTRDNVVVVLHALTGDSYITGPAGPHHPTPGWWDGVVGPGAPIDTDRWCAISTNVLGGCRGSTGPGSLAPDGKPWGSRFPQITIRDQVEADRAALAALGITRVAAVVGGSMGGARALEWLVGHPDEVSAGLVLAVGARATADQIGTQSSQVAAIKTDPDWQGGDYYGTGREPMTGMEIARRFAHLTYRGEEELDSRFRNDPQADEDPVTGGRYSVQSYLEYQGGKLAARFDPGTYVVLSDALSNHDVGRGRGGVRAALQGCPVPVVVGGITSDRLYPIRLQEELAELLPGCHELDVVDSEYGHDGFLVETEVVGKLVRRTLELIPR; from the coding sequence ATGCTCCCTGGTCTTCCACCTGCCGCCCTGCCCGCCGAGGGCGAGCTGGGCGTGGTCAACATCGGCGCGCTGCGCCTGGAGAACGGCACTATCCTGCCCGATGTCACCATCGCAGTGCAGCGGTGGGGCGAATTGTCTCCCACCCGCGACAACGTCGTGGTCGTGCTGCACGCGTTGACCGGAGACTCCTACATCACGGGTCCGGCCGGCCCCCACCACCCGACACCGGGCTGGTGGGACGGCGTCGTGGGCCCGGGTGCCCCGATCGACACCGACCGCTGGTGCGCGATCTCGACCAATGTGCTGGGCGGCTGCCGCGGTTCCACCGGCCCCGGCTCCCTTGCCCCCGACGGAAAGCCTTGGGGCTCAAGGTTTCCCCAGATCACCATTCGCGATCAGGTGGAGGCCGACCGGGCCGCGCTGGCAGCGCTCGGTATCACCAGGGTCGCGGCGGTGGTCGGCGGCTCGATGGGCGGGGCCCGCGCGCTGGAATGGCTGGTCGGCCATCCCGACGAGGTCAGCGCCGGTCTCGTGTTGGCGGTCGGGGCGCGGGCGACCGCAGACCAGATCGGCACCCAGAGCAGTCAGGTCGCCGCGATCAAGACCGATCCCGACTGGCAGGGCGGCGACTATTACGGCACGGGCCGCGAACCCATGACCGGTATGGAGATCGCGCGGCGATTTGCGCACCTCACCTACCGCGGCGAAGAGGAGCTGGACTCCCGGTTCCGCAACGACCCGCAGGCCGACGAGGACCCGGTCACCGGCGGTCGCTACAGCGTGCAGAGCTACCTGGAGTACCAGGGCGGCAAGCTCGCCGCCCGATTCGATCCCGGAACCTATGTGGTGCTCTCCGACGCGCTGTCCAACCACGATGTCGGCCGGGGCCGCGGCGGGGTCCGGGCCGCACTGCAGGGTTGCCCGGTACCGGTGGTGGTCGGCGGAATCACTTCCGACCGGCTCTATCCGATCCGCCTGCAAGAGGAACTGGCCGAGCTGCTGCCCGGTTGCCACGAGCTGGACGTCGTCGACTCGGAGTACGGGCACGACGGCTTCCTGGTCGAGACCGAGGTGGTCGGCAAGCTGGTCCGCCGGACGCTGGAGCTGATACCGAGGTGA